TAAAAACAATTCTCAGCCCAGTCCTCCCAGTCCTGCAAAAGGGCTCCTTACAATcccacagcagggtttttttatatatattttttttttctctagactTACTTTGGGCGTCAGCGCCATGTTGAAGCTGTAGAGGCGCGCCAGGCCGAAGTCCGCCACTTTAATCTGTCCCCGGCTGCTGATCAGAATGTTCTCCGGCTTCAGATCCCGGTGAATTACCATGTGGGTGTGCAGGAAATCCAGACCGCTCAGCAACTGGCACGTCAAGTCCTGAACACAAATGACAAGCTGCAGTTTCTATGGATCAATTCAGAGGGCATGTCCTGATGAACGCTGCACGGGGGGGGGGgccctgcattttaaaaagtgaaaagaaaGGACTGGTGGATTTTTTTGCCATGGTTATTACCTGAATCTTTTCACGGGGCAGTCCACACTTGGGCACGTTCTTCAGGTAGGATGCTAAATCCAGGTCAATATGCTCAAACACTAGAGACAGATCTAACTTATGCACACTGCACAAAGCGAACACATCAAGCAGCCTGCAACAAAAGTGCAAGAATAGATTTTATTACTTTTCCAGCACAATTTGTCTCACAATTGGTTAAAACGACAGCACTGGCTGCATGTTCTCCTTATATCTGCAGCACGGCAGC
The nucleotide sequence above comes from Polyodon spathula isolate WHYD16114869_AA unplaced genomic scaffold, ASM1765450v1 scaffolds_2500, whole genome shotgun sequence. Encoded proteins:
- the LOC121310784 gene encoding cyclin-dependent kinase 6-like translates to LLDVFALCSVHKLDLSLVFEHIDLDLASYLKNVPKCGLPREKIQDLTCQLLSGLDFLHTHMVIHRDLKPENILISSRGQIKVADFGLARLYSFNMALTPK